In Candidatus Nitrosotenuis uzonensis, one DNA window encodes the following:
- a CDS encoding DMT family transporter has product MVWKLFWKPLTIIKSIKSTITGHKKLKRYSIGFLFAILAAILGAMADVLPKPILEGNASFSGLNPIAMVAIIYLLNSIMFTGLLPKKNPVNEVGIRNFLLLIIIGVTEIIATTIFYLGLKNTSAVNSAILGNSDIIFTSIIATIIFREALQRKEYFSYSTILCGSIIIPVYIDLAANNYQISQFVYGDFLIIFAGLFYGIEMNVYRYLSDKIDAKRILQIISFVGGIVTISLVFLLQIPLEFEFEYMPTILISGMLGIGISVLFIVVAIKNIGAVRTILIFSTTTLFGIIFSHIILNEKIISLHLIAFVMVFIGIILLRTKMTD; this is encoded by the coding sequence GTGGTATGGAAATTATTTTGGAAACCATTAACAATCATAAAATCAATTAAATCTACAATTACAGGTCATAAAAAACTTAAAAGATATTCTATTGGTTTTTTGTTTGCGATATTAGCAGCAATATTAGGCGCCATGGCTGATGTCTTACCAAAGCCAATATTAGAAGGAAATGCTTCTTTCTCAGGATTAAATCCAATCGCTATGGTAGCAATTATCTATTTGTTAAATAGTATCATGTTCACTGGATTGCTACCTAAAAAGAATCCAGTAAATGAAGTCGGAATAAGAAACTTTTTACTATTGATCATTATTGGCGTTACAGAAATCATTGCTACAACCATATTCTATTTAGGTCTGAAGAACACTAGCGCTGTAAATTCGGCAATACTTGGTAATAGCGATATAATTTTTACATCAATTATAGCTACAATTATTTTTAGAGAAGCATTACAGAGAAAAGAATATTTTTCATATTCAACAATATTATGTGGCTCAATTATAATTCCAGTATACATTGATTTAGCCGCAAACAACTATCAGATATCACAGTTTGTTTATGGCGATTTTTTGATTATATTTGCAGGTTTGTTTTATGGAATTGAAATGAATGTATACAGATATTTGAGCGACAAAATAGATGCTAAACGAATTTTACAGATAATATCATTTGTAGGTGGCATTGTGACTATTTCACTAGTCTTTTTATTACAAATTCCATTAGAATTCGAATTTGAATATATGCCAACTATACTAATTTCAGGTATGCTAGGCATAGGCATATCTGTGCTATTCATAGTAGTTGCAATCAAAAATATTGGAGCAGTAAGGACGATTCTGATTTTTTCAACTACAACATTGTTTGGAATTATTTTTTCACATATTATTTTAAATGAAAAAATAATATCTCTTCATCTAATTGCATTTGTAATGGTTTTCATCGGAATAATACTATTAAGAACAAAAATGACGGATTAA
- a CDS encoding CBS domain-containing protein, with product MWLDEVTREMMITSNEHLLFPNSDNQHLIKTVPHYKNTMKISEIAIRDLLPLSLMSTPCVSIQKQAKVEEAVGLLVPYLESMTDSLVVTGDKNEPVGIIGGREVIEKVLANPTSRIFDHTTAENIMSLQITKISGTTKLKEIIEEWQKTGRAFSIIPNSIGGYSAISARKILEIGKSSMTDMSISELPKKKTVTFSMDATVNEVIKLMLKHGTRKLLLENTNQFVSDRIIIEKIATDLNYLRNTDNFLDLPIVGFGLEYAKVITKDLKVNELASIMFGMMHPYAIFKDRTISPWDICLALLSERMQEYG from the coding sequence TTGTGGTTAGATGAAGTAACGCGTGAAATGATGATCACGTCAAACGAGCATTTATTGTTTCCCAACTCTGATAATCAGCACCTAATTAAAACCGTCCCACATTACAAGAACACTATGAAGATATCAGAGATTGCAATAAGGGATCTTTTGCCGTTATCTCTGATGAGTACACCGTGTGTGAGTATACAAAAACAAGCCAAGGTCGAAGAAGCAGTGGGCCTCCTCGTACCGTATTTAGAGTCGATGACAGACTCGCTTGTAGTTACAGGCGATAAAAACGAACCAGTCGGGATAATAGGAGGAAGAGAAGTAATCGAAAAAGTCCTTGCAAACCCAACGTCCAGAATATTTGATCATACTACTGCAGAAAACATAATGTCGCTACAAATAACAAAGATATCAGGAACAACAAAACTAAAGGAAATAATCGAAGAATGGCAAAAAACTGGAAGAGCGTTTTCCATAATACCAAATTCCATAGGCGGGTACTCTGCAATATCTGCAAGAAAGATTTTGGAGATTGGCAAATCATCCATGACTGATATGTCAATATCAGAGCTTCCGAAAAAAAAGACCGTGACTTTTTCCATGGATGCAACCGTGAACGAAGTAATCAAACTCATGCTAAAGCACGGAACGCGCAAGTTGTTGCTTGAGAACACAAACCAGTTTGTCAGCGACAGAATAATAATAGAAAAAATAGCTACAGACCTGAACTACCTGAGAAATACGGACAACTTTTTGGATCTGCCCATTGTCGGCTTTGGTCTTGAATACGCAAAAGTAATCACAAAAGACCTGAAGGTGAACGAGCTTGCAAGCATAATGTTTGGTATGATGCACCCTTATGCTATATTCAAAGACAGGACGATAAGCCCGTGGGATATCTGTCTTGCCCTGCTGTCCGAGAGGATGCAAGAATACGGCTAG
- a CDS encoding glutaredoxin family protein — protein MKIQILTTPGCSGCKTVEKYLDELGLHYDVIDVTENPEFLQKYQIFTAPGIIIDDKLEFAGTPSKKKLLSMLKLE, from the coding sequence ATGAAAATCCAAATTCTGACAACACCGGGGTGCTCTGGCTGCAAAACCGTGGAAAAGTACCTTGACGAGCTTGGTCTGCACTATGATGTAATAGACGTCACGGAGAACCCCGAGTTTCTGCAAAAGTACCAGATATTTACGGCGCCTGGGATAATAATTGATGATAAGCTAGAATTTGCAGGCACACCTAGCAAAAAAAAGCTTCTCAGCATGCTAAAACTAGAATGA
- a CDS encoding YHS domain-containing protein translates to MKDPVCGMEVDEKHDHAEHEGKKYYFCCASCKWAFERDPKQFAK, encoded by the coding sequence ATGAAGGATCCCGTATGTGGCATGGAAGTTGACGAAAAGCACGATCATGCAGAACATGAAGGAAAAAAGTACTATTTCTGCTGCGCAAGCTGCAAGTGGGCCTTTGAGCGTGACCCAAAACAGTTTGCAAAATGA
- a CDS encoding cytochrome c biogenesis CcdA family protein, producing the protein MSVVIAKKSGVAAAFVLFSLIFLGLVFSLTNDVAIRAGTDLSYPSWLVISYVAGLSMIVLPCTLPLVFIIVPLSMGQGYAKGLAMSLLFGAGLVSTISLYGLGVAYAGKSASLDQISTAMFAVAGIAGFVFGLSQLGLIRFRMPSYSRTPKFIQNRGDYTKSYFMGVLLGNAGVGCPNPMFYWLLIYVAGTGSLEIGASLGFVHGIGRAVPLVLFSLLAILGINATKGLAANRIKIEKATGWMLIVIGAFLIINGIPGGHEWYESTIVHIGWNNIISMTGLPAEYHVSHHVHQNVFGFKVPQDAVPFLFAALLAFPIFWYVIKRRSDVEK; encoded by the coding sequence ATGTCTGTTGTAATTGCAAAAAAATCTGGAGTGGCAGCAGCGTTCGTACTGTTCTCGCTGATATTTCTCGGGCTGGTATTCTCACTTACAAATGATGTTGCCATTAGGGCAGGAACTGACCTGTCATATCCTTCTTGGCTTGTCATATCATATGTTGCAGGTCTATCCATGATAGTGCTGCCATGCACACTGCCGCTTGTATTCATCATAGTTCCGCTGTCGATGGGGCAAGGATATGCAAAAGGCCTTGCAATGTCGCTTCTCTTCGGGGCCGGCCTTGTTAGCACCATTAGTCTTTACGGGCTGGGAGTAGCATATGCAGGCAAGAGCGCCTCGCTTGACCAGATATCCACCGCAATGTTTGCAGTCGCTGGTATTGCAGGATTTGTATTCGGATTGTCCCAGCTTGGTCTCATACGTTTTAGGATGCCATCGTATTCAAGAACGCCAAAGTTCATACAGAATAGGGGCGATTACACAAAATCCTACTTTATGGGAGTGTTGCTTGGCAACGCCGGAGTCGGCTGCCCCAACCCGATGTTCTACTGGCTTCTCATATATGTGGCAGGAACCGGTAGCCTTGAGATAGGAGCTTCGCTTGGATTTGTTCATGGAATAGGACGGGCCGTCCCTCTTGTGCTATTTTCATTGCTTGCAATACTGGGAATAAACGCAACAAAGGGGCTTGCAGCAAACAGGATCAAAATAGAAAAGGCAACAGGATGGATGTTAATTGTAATAGGCGCATTTCTGATAATCAACGGCATTCCAGGAGGGCACGAATGGTATGAGAGTACAATAGTGCACATCGGATGGAATAACATCATATCCATGACTGGACTGCCCGCTGAATACCATGTGAGCCATCATGTGCACCAGAATGTGTTTGGTTTTAAGGTTCCGCAGGATGCCGTGCCGTTCTTGTTTGCAGCATTGCTTGCGTTTCCGATATTCTGGTATGTAATAAAAAGGAGATCTGATGTGGAGAAATGA
- a CDS encoding AsnC family transcriptional regulator produces MPFRLDSIDEAILESLSKDGRKSFRQISREIKVSTPTVKARYERLVNIGLIKAVLPIIDTGKLEKSAGKKIENIRTDVIKNRKIKLSQDMLVKMTCDYCNGLVAAKPTVLKFGNYERFFCCTSCRSLYKEKYRGRIESLSNQ; encoded by the coding sequence ATGCCGTTTCGACTTGACAGCATTGATGAGGCGATCTTGGAATCTCTAAGCAAGGATGGGCGCAAATCGTTCCGCCAGATCTCACGTGAGATAAAGGTAAGCACACCCACAGTAAAGGCAAGGTATGAGAGGCTAGTTAACATTGGTCTGATAAAGGCAGTTCTTCCAATAATAGACACGGGTAAGCTTGAAAAGTCAGCTGGAAAAAAGATTGAAAACATAAGGACAGATGTGATAAAAAATCGCAAGATAAAGCTCAGCCAGGACATGCTTGTAAAGATGACATGCGATTACTGTAATGGACTCGTTGCTGCAAAGCCCACCGTTCTCAAATTCGGAAACTATGAGAGGTTTTTTTGCTGCACATCGTGCAGGAGTCTTTACAAGGAAAAATACAGGGGCAGAATAGAATCACTCTCAAACCAGTAA
- a CDS encoding zinc ribbon domain-containing protein: MKVFEGKKAAQDYMSAHTLAFSTPELTLMRFSFWLADMIPDPKDKSNTIPRIMAYVEEKDFAPVEIIDEDHYEPTGAVRNTGMYGSVNKVDGDVKFCSECGSKISSSARFCTECGATQD; this comes from the coding sequence ATGAAGGTCTTTGAGGGCAAAAAGGCTGCGCAGGACTATATGTCTGCCCACACTCTTGCATTTTCAACGCCAGAGCTTACGCTGATGAGGTTCTCATTCTGGCTTGCCGACATGATTCCAGATCCGAAGGACAAATCAAACACCATCCCCAGAATAATGGCATACGTTGAGGAAAAGGACTTTGCGCCAGTCGAGATAATAGATGAGGACCATTACGAGCCCACAGGTGCTGTAAGAAACACCGGCATGTACGGCAGCGTAAACAAGGTAGACGGCGACGTCAAGTTTTGCTCAGAGTGCGGCTCCAAGATTTCGTCCTCTGCCAGATTCTGCACTGAATGCGGTGCGACGCAGGATTAG
- a CDS encoding zinc ribbon domain-containing protein, with the protein MSLGEVDTLNLLAEKLDNLFKDSQNYYESFLDANTLYKQGKLSDKEFFEKMGDYIVAYSALEFLAVKVIFEMKKALDKIGAGNLGTTQSPGLMPGMGSGMMGGMPGMAGRTQVMPMQTPGAPPSIVSARDAFSAPGTLPAPDPALMPRSSSTKCKSCGSDLRAGAKFCTKCGTKV; encoded by the coding sequence ATGTCCTTAGGCGAGGTCGACACTCTTAACTTACTGGCAGAAAAGCTTGATAATTTATTCAAGGATTCGCAAAACTATTACGAGTCTTTCCTTGACGCAAACACTCTGTACAAACAGGGCAAGCTCTCCGACAAAGAGTTTTTTGAGAAGATGGGCGACTATATCGTAGCATATTCGGCACTAGAGTTTCTTGCAGTCAAAGTGATATTTGAAATGAAAAAGGCGCTTGACAAGATTGGCGCAGGAAACCTTGGTACCACCCAGTCACCGGGGCTCATGCCGGGGATGGGTTCTGGCATGATGGGCGGCATGCCCGGAATGGCAGGGCGCACGCAGGTAATGCCGATGCAGACGCCGGGGGCTCCACCATCTATTGTTTCTGCACGCGATGCATTCTCGGCACCTGGAACACTTCCGGCACCTGACCCTGCACTGATGCCAAGGTCGTCTTCAACCAAGTGCAAAAGCTGTGGCTCTGATCTTAGGGCTGGCGCAAAATTCTGCACAAAATGCGGAACAAAGGTCTAG
- the trxA gene encoding thioredoxin, which produces MALAHVSNAKDWQTQVIDSPKPVFVDFWAEWCGPCRMVGPVVEELAKDYEGKVNFVKVNVDEANELAAKYNIFSIPTLMLVSKGQVVAQQVGAASKESYKNMIDRALAKA; this is translated from the coding sequence ATGGCACTAGCTCACGTATCTAATGCAAAAGACTGGCAAACTCAGGTAATCGACTCTCCAAAGCCCGTGTTCGTGGACTTTTGGGCAGAATGGTGCGGACCGTGCAGAATGGTCGGCCCAGTAGTTGAGGAGCTTGCAAAAGACTATGAAGGCAAGGTCAACTTTGTCAAGGTGAATGTGGATGAGGCAAACGAGCTGGCAGCAAAATACAACATCTTTTCAATCCCGACACTGATGCTGGTAAGCAAAGGCCAGGTAGTAGCGCAGCAAGTAGGCGCGGCATCAAAGGAATCCTACAAAAACATGATTGACAGAGCGCTGGCAAAAGCCTAA
- a CDS encoding PRC-barrel domain-containing protein: MSSELRLKKLRGSGGYVMAQVTDEQQRKGNLGGPDLFLAPIGRLDQEKISKYYCNTCEKDYEGGPKIEYETPNEEVAQNLILLERGQYVCTTCGSTIAEYREFQKQDEQASVGLAKPAIAQPTQMPQAPSIAQTETPRPAQSSAQTDSVSSIVGMLVYDSNAKRVGVAKQVGVDPLHQVVLIVTKNDGTDSTIPWSSIKKIGEIILLGENTQSSSQSLRCSCGFENKAGSKFCESCGTKL, translated from the coding sequence ATGAGCTCAGAGCTCCGTCTGAAAAAGCTGCGAGGATCTGGCGGATATGTCATGGCCCAAGTAACTGACGAACAGCAAAGAAAGGGAAATCTTGGAGGACCTGATTTGTTCCTTGCTCCGATCGGCAGGCTGGACCAGGAAAAGATTTCAAAGTATTATTGTAACACTTGTGAGAAAGATTACGAGGGAGGACCAAAGATAGAATACGAGACCCCAAATGAGGAGGTAGCCCAGAACCTGATTCTTCTTGAGAGAGGCCAGTATGTGTGCACCACATGCGGTTCGACCATAGCAGAATACAGGGAATTTCAAAAGCAGGACGAGCAGGCCTCAGTAGGTCTTGCAAAACCGGCTATAGCCCAACCCACGCAAATGCCGCAAGCCCCAAGTATTGCTCAAACGGAAACTCCGAGACCGGCGCAGAGCTCTGCTCAGACAGATTCTGTCAGCTCTATTGTAGGTATGCTAGTTTACGATTCTAACGCAAAGCGCGTGGGCGTTGCAAAACAGGTAGGAGTTGATCCCTTGCACCAGGTCGTTCTCATAGTAACAAAAAATGACGGCACTGACTCTACCATACCATGGAGCAGCATAAAGAAAATCGGTGAGATAATACTATTAGGAGAGAATACCCAGTCCTCAAGCCAGTCACTTAGATGTTCATGCGGGTTTGAGAACAAGGCCGGATCAAAGTTTTGCGAAAGCTGCGGAACCAAATTGTAA
- a CDS encoding signal peptidase I, translating to MKSKTAKSIVKDIVIVAVGVAAIWIGLQVVFGTQNPFYVVSSGSMIPVLEVYDVLVVDGKVPFDQIGTGDIIVFNRPNGHDRVIVHRVVAILDEDPKTIRTKGDANPVSIPGTDYPITDEEYIGKVAYVIPQVGYVTRILAPPINYIIIAVIIGIMIVKQYAGKPKQPKFGDLEKDVEKTDFEKTTDNEYSEERSFDTRQDELSKEQNVRDRTDLESKDSVIKKPDEDKK from the coding sequence ATGAAGTCCAAGACAGCAAAGAGTATCGTTAAAGATATAGTCATAGTTGCAGTTGGCGTTGCAGCCATATGGATTGGACTGCAGGTGGTTTTTGGCACCCAGAACCCATTCTATGTTGTCTCATCTGGAAGCATGATTCCAGTACTGGAAGTATATGATGTTCTTGTTGTTGACGGCAAAGTGCCTTTTGACCAGATAGGTACAGGCGACATTATAGTCTTCAACAGGCCAAACGGGCACGACCGAGTGATAGTGCACAGGGTGGTGGCAATACTTGATGAAGATCCAAAGACAATCAGGACGAAAGGAGATGCAAATCCCGTCTCAATTCCAGGCACTGACTATCCCATAACAGACGAGGAATACATAGGAAAGGTAGCATATGTCATACCCCAGGTAGGATACGTGACGAGAATTCTGGCACCACCAATTAACTACATAATAATAGCTGTGATTATCGGCATAATGATAGTAAAACAGTACGCCGGCAAACCAAAGCAACCCAAGTTTGGTGATCTGGAAAAAGATGTAGAAAAGACGGATTTTGAAAAAACTACAGATAATGAATATTCAGAGGAGCGCAGCTTTGATACAAGGCAGGACGAGCTATCAAAAGAGCAAAACGTACGTGATAGAACGGATCTTGAATCTAAAGACTCTGTAATCAAAAAACCAGACGAAGATAAAAAATAG
- a CDS encoding MEDS domain-containing protein translates to MSEQGEPVKFIQALKEKVSLVMFYEDMAYSRSLEYLFLRLGLERGQKTMYLLRDTAKNVEDHAILLGIDPSLVRSKIQVFNTTAQKREHIIQAVEAFIATQKNTPTRIILQNNEFSTEQQTDLIRIESALSELYAKNNISVLVSYDAEPLSDASFMQQVINMHDHVIFAPTFGKGLVIKTR, encoded by the coding sequence TTGTCAGAACAGGGTGAACCAGTAAAATTCATACAAGCTCTAAAAGAAAAAGTCAGTCTTGTCATGTTTTACGAAGACATGGCATATTCTAGATCCCTAGAGTATCTTTTTCTGAGGCTAGGGCTTGAAAGAGGCCAGAAGACCATGTATCTTTTGCGCGATACGGCAAAAAACGTAGAAGACCATGCAATTCTTTTGGGCATCGATCCAAGCCTTGTACGATCCAAAATTCAAGTGTTTAACACAACAGCCCAAAAAAGAGAGCACATCATACAAGCGGTAGAAGCATTCATTGCCACACAAAAAAACACTCCAACAAGGATCATACTACAAAATAATGAATTCTCAACAGAACAACAAACTGATCTAATCAGAATAGAAAGCGCCCTATCCGAACTATATGCAAAAAACAACATATCCGTACTTGTAAGCTATGATGCAGAGCCTCTATCTGATGCCAGCTTTATGCAGCAGGTGATCAACATGCATGACCATGTGATATTTGCGCCCACCTTTGGCAAGGGGCTTGTGATAAAAACAAGATGA
- a CDS encoding DUF2225 domain-containing protein → MEKNIRCPYCDSQFQNKEELSKHIDRIHDGSGLLEGDTRRF, encoded by the coding sequence GTGGAAAAAAACATAAGGTGTCCATACTGTGACTCGCAGTTTCAAAACAAAGAAGAGCTGTCAAAGCATATAGATAGAATACATGATGGTTCCGGACTGCTAGAAGGAGACACAAGAAGGTTCTGA
- a CDS encoding bifunctional nuclease family protein has protein sequence MKIDEKPDADYEVVKIEEIGLVDQMTGIMILRSLEGKEFHITAFSSEVAGYIAAFMEGKRQELPTIYNMLEQICEESELVLVSVKIYESGGIFRANLYFSGRKDVVLRNYRASDAIALAIFYSVPILVRKSLLREPEKRDSKNNHANKK, from the coding sequence TTGAAAATCGACGAAAAGCCCGATGCGGACTATGAGGTAGTCAAAATTGAAGAAATAGGACTTGTGGACCAGATGACAGGAATTATGATACTCAGATCACTTGAAGGAAAAGAATTCCACATAACTGCGTTCTCATCAGAAGTGGCTGGATATATTGCCGCATTCATGGAAGGAAAGCGTCAAGAGCTGCCGACCATATACAACATGTTAGAGCAAATATGCGAGGAAAGCGAGCTTGTACTTGTAAGCGTGAAAATATATGAAAGCGGAGGAATATTCCGAGCAAACCTGTATTTTTCTGGAAGAAAGGATGTTGTATTGAGAAACTATCGCGCATCTGATGCAATCGCGCTAGCAATATTTTACAGCGTGCCTATACTTGTAAGAAAAAGCCTACTAAGGGAGCCAGAGAAGAGAGACTCAAAAAACAACCACGCAAACAAAAAATAA
- a CDS encoding universal stress protein: MGKIKKILVPLDGSKNSLKALDTAIFLAKDSDADITALHIIRFPIQFSNKIKKQHKKLAEKIMTLASRTAKKSKVSLTPIIRFDGYVGDQIVKYAHLHKFDLIVIGSRGPNPIAEMFLGSVANYVLNKSKIPVLLVK; the protein is encoded by the coding sequence ATGGGAAAAATAAAGAAAATATTGGTGCCTCTTGACGGCTCGAAAAACTCACTGAAGGCACTTGATACAGCAATTTTCCTTGCAAAGGACTCTGATGCAGATATCACGGCACTACACATAATCAGATTCCCAATCCAGTTCAGCAACAAGATAAAAAAACAGCACAAAAAGCTAGCTGAAAAAATAATGACTTTGGCCTCAAGAACCGCAAAAAAATCAAAAGTCAGTCTAACTCCGATAATTCGTTTTGATGGGTATGTGGGAGATCAGATAGTAAAATATGCGCATCTTCACAAATTTGATCTCATTGTTATCGGCTCTCGTGGCCCAAATCCGATTGCAGAGATGTTCCTTGGGAGTGTTGCAAACTATGTACTCAACAAATCCAAGATACCAGTACTGTTGGTAAAATGA
- a CDS encoding AMP phosphorylase — protein sequence MRLKTEILGVESGGRPIVFLNKYDADELGISASGRVLLRSRKDITAIVNVATRSVRKGHVGISEEIRMMLGKVPHYIDVEISSFPKSLQFIRNKLEGKKLVYKEIYEIVKGVVDGNLSENEIASFVTALHIRGLDLDEATSLSMSMVETGARLNLGKRVVDKHSVGGVPGDKTTLLVVPIVAAAGLIIPKTSSRAITSAAGTADRAETIMPVNISNNEMKKIVKKCGGCLVWGGALDLAPADDIFVRTEYSLYIDPLLLPSIMSKKKAVGATHLVVDIPTGRGAKVKTISEADQLAKDIIELGKRLKIHTHCVLTYGEQPIGYTVGPALEAREALEVLMNESNVPDLIDKACNIAGTIFEITGRKNGYELAKNMLKTGRAEAKLRQMIGLQGGNQNIMPDDLPIGSHTLKVKARKEGQVIWINNNAIVEIARSAGAPKDKGAGIVFNKKIGDQVSKDDILFTVYAEKSRKLNRAHDLLEEINPIGVGKRADMVIHTIKESPMIKKSFVLER from the coding sequence ATGCGCCTAAAGACGGAAATACTTGGAGTCGAATCAGGTGGCAGGCCGATTGTTTTTCTAAACAAGTATGACGCAGACGAGTTAGGAATATCTGCATCTGGTAGGGTTTTGCTCAGATCAAGAAAAGATATTACCGCAATAGTCAATGTTGCAACAAGGTCGGTCAGGAAAGGCCATGTCGGCATAAGCGAGGAAATACGAATGATGCTTGGCAAGGTTCCTCACTACATAGATGTAGAGATATCGTCATTTCCAAAGTCGCTCCAGTTCATACGAAACAAGCTGGAAGGAAAAAAGCTTGTCTACAAGGAAATTTACGAGATAGTAAAGGGTGTGGTGGACGGCAACCTCAGCGAAAACGAGATTGCCTCGTTTGTTACTGCATTGCATATACGAGGGTTGGACCTTGATGAGGCAACCAGTCTGTCCATGTCGATGGTCGAGACAGGGGCCAGGCTTAACCTTGGAAAGCGAGTTGTAGACAAGCATAGTGTAGGAGGAGTTCCAGGTGATAAGACCACTCTTTTGGTGGTTCCAATAGTTGCTGCCGCCGGTCTGATAATCCCAAAGACATCATCAAGGGCAATAACATCTGCTGCAGGAACTGCCGACAGGGCGGAGACTATCATGCCTGTTAATATTTCAAACAATGAAATGAAGAAGATAGTGAAAAAGTGTGGCGGCTGTCTTGTGTGGGGCGGTGCACTTGACTTGGCGCCTGCGGATGATATTTTTGTTAGGACGGAATATTCTTTGTACATTGACCCTCTTCTTTTGCCATCAATCATGAGCAAAAAGAAGGCCGTAGGAGCAACTCACCTAGTAGTAGACATACCTACTGGAAGGGGTGCAAAGGTAAAGACCATAAGCGAGGCAGACCAGCTTGCAAAGGACATAATCGAGCTTGGAAAAAGGCTAAAAATACACACTCATTGCGTTTTGACTTATGGGGAGCAGCCAATAGGATATACAGTAGGTCCTGCACTTGAGGCAAGGGAGGCACTTGAGGTTTTGATGAACGAGTCTAATGTGCCTGACTTAATTGACAAGGCCTGCAACATAGCAGGGACAATCTTTGAGATAACTGGAAGGAAGAACGGCTATGAGCTTGCAAAAAACATGTTAAAAACAGGCAGGGCCGAGGCAAAGCTGCGCCAAATGATCGGACTGCAAGGAGGCAACCAGAATATAATGCCAGACGACCTTCCGATTGGCAGTCATACGCTAAAAGTTAAGGCAAGAAAGGAAGGACAGGTCATTTGGATTAACAACAACGCCATAGTCGAGATTGCACGCAGTGCAGGAGCGCCAAAGGACAAGGGTGCAGGAATAGTATTTAATAAAAAGATTGGCGACCAAGTATCAAAGGACGACATACTCTTCACAGTTTATGCTGAAAAATCAAGAAAGTTAAACAGGGCTCACGATTTGCTAGAAGAGATAAACCCGATAGGAGTAGGAAAGAGGGCAGACATGGTGATTCATACAATAAAGGAGAGTCCCATGATCAAGAAGAGCTTCGTTCTGGAAAGATAA
- a CDS encoding P-II family nitrogen regulator: MKRIEAIIQEDKLGSVVNALKISEVGGVTITMSKGIGAGERPILRGSRGTAKFEAAYNRIATVVTVVEDSKIDMVVTAIMNAASTGKAGDGKIFVTNVEEAFDIATKESGKNIL, translated from the coding sequence ATGAAAAGAATTGAGGCGATAATACAGGAAGACAAGCTTGGTAGTGTAGTAAACGCGTTAAAGATAAGCGAGGTAGGCGGAGTAACGATAACAATGTCCAAAGGAATCGGGGCAGGAGAGAGACCGATTCTCAGGGGCTCAAGGGGCACTGCTAAATTTGAGGCAGCATACAACAGAATTGCTACGGTGGTAACCGTGGTGGAAGACTCTAAGATAGACATGGTAGTAACTGCAATAATGAACGCGGCCAGCACCGGAAAGGCAGGGGATGGCAAGATATTTGTTACAAATGTGGAAGAAGCGTTCGATATTGCCACAAAGGAAAGTGGCAAAAATATTCTCTAG